In Synergistaceae bacterium, a single window of DNA contains:
- the lysX gene encoding lysine biosynthesis protein LysX, whose protein sequence is MLHIFYSRLRMEEKALFRACEARALKVDFRDAGGLSWPDDFAAAAAGDVALCRCVSQTQNIALTQLLESRGVRVINPSETLLLCGDKISTAALLDRVGIPQPAWRVALSSESAVKAAETLGYPVVFKPASGSWGRLLAKVSDREACEAVVEHKDHMGPAHSVFFIQQYVEKNGFDLRAVMIGGKTATLMKRSSDHWITNTARGATPEPFALEPELEDLLNRTAKAIGGDFLAVDVFGTESGWVINEVNGQPEFHGSVAATGIDVAGLMIDYAVGLL, encoded by the coding sequence ATGCTGCATATCTTCTATTCGCGCCTGCGCATGGAGGAAAAGGCCCTTTTTCGGGCATGTGAGGCCCGCGCCCTGAAGGTGGACTTCCGCGACGCGGGCGGACTTTCCTGGCCCGACGACTTCGCTGCCGCGGCGGCGGGAGATGTGGCGCTCTGCCGGTGCGTCTCCCAGACGCAGAACATCGCTCTGACGCAGCTGCTGGAGAGCCGCGGGGTTCGGGTCATCAATCCGTCGGAAACCCTGCTGCTCTGCGGGGACAAAATCTCGACGGCGGCCCTGCTGGACAGGGTCGGAATCCCTCAGCCCGCCTGGCGGGTGGCGCTTTCCTCCGAGTCCGCGGTGAAGGCCGCGGAAACTCTGGGTTATCCGGTGGTGTTCAAGCCCGCCTCCGGAAGCTGGGGACGGCTTCTGGCGAAGGTATCCGACCGGGAGGCCTGCGAGGCCGTCGTCGAGCACAAGGACCACATGGGTCCGGCCCACTCCGTGTTCTTCATCCAGCAATACGTCGAAAAGAATGGATTTGACCTGCGCGCCGTAATGATCGGGGGAAAAACGGCGACGCTGATGAAACGGTCCAGCGACCACTGGATCACCAACACCGCAAGAGGCGCCACACCGGAGCCTTTTGCCCTGGAACCGGAACTGGAAGACCTTTTGAACCGCACGGCAAAGGCCATTGGCGGGGACTTTCTGGCCGTCGACGTTTTTGGGACAGAGTCGGGCTGGGTGATCAACGAGGTCAACGGACAGCCGGAGTTTCACGGGT
- the lysW gene encoding lysine biosynthesis protein LysW, which produces MGVVKCPVCDGDVNVATDVMEGELLTCADCGIELEVTSLSPLAVEEAPEVQEDWGE; this is translated from the coding sequence ATGGGTGTTGTCAAATGTCCCGTGTGCGACGGGGATGTAAACGTGGCGACCGACGTGATGGAGGGGGAACTGCTGACCTGCGCCGACTGCGGAATCGAGCTGGAGGTAACGTCTCTGAGCCCGTTGGCGGTGGAGGAAGCGCCGGAGGTTCAGGAAGACTGGGGCGAATAG
- the tal gene encoding transaldolase codes for MNETILHKIAELGQSVWLDTINRELLMEGGLADWVSRGIRGVTTNPAIFEQAIAATTDYDGDVRSLAQEGQSTANIYETLTLREVRAAADILRTVYDRTGRRDGYVSLEVNPMLASDPKSTVSEAKRLFKALERPNVMIKIPATSEGVEAIEECIACGVNVNATLIFSGAQYAAVAEAFLKGLEKLAQKGEPLTPASVASVFVSRIDAVVDALLAKSPGEDEQALKGHIAVDNTRLIYQKYKTVFNPENPRWKKLADAGARSQRPLWASTGTKNPAYSDVLYVETLVGPDTVNTIPPKTLAALMEHGKALCLLEDDLTGATTRLQRLHALNIDLDAVCLKLLQDGVAAFNASFDTLMKSIEAKAKKQ; via the coding sequence ATGAACGAAACAATACTGCACAAAATTGCGGAACTGGGACAAAGCGTCTGGCTCGATACCATAAATCGGGAACTTCTGATGGAGGGAGGGCTGGCAGACTGGGTCTCCAGAGGAATACGGGGCGTTACGACGAACCCCGCGATTTTCGAACAGGCCATAGCGGCGACGACGGACTACGACGGGGACGTCCGCTCCCTCGCGCAGGAGGGACAGTCCACCGCCAACATTTACGAAACGCTCACCCTGCGGGAAGTACGGGCCGCGGCGGACATTCTGCGCACCGTTTACGACCGGACCGGCAGACGGGACGGCTACGTCAGCCTGGAGGTCAACCCCATGCTGGCTTCCGACCCAAAATCCACCGTATCCGAGGCAAAGCGCCTTTTCAAAGCCCTTGAGCGCCCCAACGTCATGATCAAAATTCCGGCGACCTCCGAGGGGGTCGAAGCCATTGAGGAGTGCATCGCCTGCGGCGTCAACGTCAACGCGACGCTGATTTTTTCCGGCGCGCAGTACGCCGCCGTCGCCGAGGCCTTCCTTAAAGGTCTCGAAAAGCTGGCGCAAAAGGGAGAACCTCTCACGCCCGCGTCCGTGGCGTCCGTCTTCGTCAGCCGCATCGACGCCGTCGTCGACGCCCTGCTCGCGAAATCTCCAGGAGAGGACGAACAGGCCCTGAAAGGCCATATCGCCGTGGACAACACGCGCCTGATCTATCAGAAATACAAAACGGTCTTCAACCCCGAAAACCCCCGCTGGAAGAAACTGGCGGACGCCGGCGCCCGCTCCCAGAGGCCCCTGTGGGCCAGCACGGGAACCAAAAATCCCGCGTATTCCGACGTCCTCTACGTGGAGACCCTCGTGGGCCCCGACACCGTCAACACCATTCCTCCAAAAACCCTCGCGGCCCTTATGGAGCACGGAAAAGCCCTTTGCCTGCTGGAAGACGACCTGACAGGCGCAACGACCCGCCTCCAGCGGCTCCACGCGCTGAACATCGACCTCGACGCCGTCTGCCTGAAACTTTTGCAGGACGGAGTGGCCGCCTTCAACGCTTCCTTCGATACGCTGATGAAAAGCATCGAAGCCAAAGCGAAAAAACAATGA